In one window of Lacticaseibacillus casei DSM 20011 = JCM 1134 = ATCC 393 DNA:
- a CDS encoding PTS beta-glucoside transporter subunit IIBCA — protein MAKNYEQEAKAILKLVGENNIDSVTHCQTRLRFVVKDRKAIDDKALEKLPEVKGVFYGSGQYQVIIGTGVVNDVYAAIAKLGTVNAIYGKDDADTTAAATGEHKTLVQRLMAMLSGIFIPIIPVIAATGLFLGLKSAATNAQVLKLFGAVPSDIPASLTSVISVLTDTVFAFLPALIVWSTFRYFKGTPIIGIVIGLMLVSPILPNAYSVADGSAKAIMLFGWLPVEGSQGSVLTALVAGFIGAKLELFFRRHMPNVLEQILTPFLTMLVTFAIMILGVGPIVHAIESGMLVGVEAVIHLPFGIGGFLIGAAYPLMVLIGIHQTMIAIETSLLASTGLNPLITLEAMYGFANLGVALAIFLRARSNKAKATSMGAFTSQLFGVSEPTLFGVLIRYNFRPLIVTVLTSGLGAAILSMLNVAANSYGLAVVPSYLMYIYNGHALLWYTVVSLGTVVVAFVATNAFAIPKEVLKPDENVETANAVISSTVSDDKVYAPVSGETVALAKVSDPVFASGMMGDGLAIQPAEKGVNNVYAPQTGTLSVVADTGHAYGMTTDDGMEILVHLGIDTVNLKGAPFTVAVKAGQHVNKGDLLGTFDQAAIKKAGLDPTTIVLITNSKSYARIEPVADTTVQAGADLLAVQREDVKVESVSPASL, from the coding sequence ATGGCAAAAAATTATGAACAAGAAGCAAAAGCAATTCTGAAGCTGGTCGGGGAGAACAACATTGATTCCGTGACCCATTGCCAAACCCGGTTGCGCTTTGTAGTCAAGGATCGCAAGGCAATTGACGACAAGGCGCTGGAAAAACTACCGGAAGTCAAAGGCGTGTTTTATGGCTCTGGCCAGTATCAGGTCATTATCGGCACTGGTGTTGTCAACGATGTGTATGCGGCGATTGCCAAGCTAGGCACGGTGAATGCCATTTATGGCAAGGATGACGCCGATACGACTGCGGCGGCAACCGGTGAGCACAAAACGCTCGTGCAACGCTTGATGGCGATGTTGTCTGGTATTTTCATTCCGATTATTCCAGTCATCGCCGCAACCGGGTTGTTTTTAGGGTTGAAAAGTGCCGCCACGAACGCTCAGGTCTTGAAACTTTTCGGTGCGGTTCCCAGTGATATTCCCGCGAGTTTAACCTCGGTAATTTCCGTTTTGACCGACACGGTGTTCGCGTTCCTACCTGCGCTGATTGTCTGGTCAACGTTCCGCTATTTTAAAGGGACGCCAATTATCGGGATCGTCATCGGCTTGATGCTGGTGTCGCCGATTTTACCGAATGCCTATTCTGTGGCGGATGGCAGTGCCAAGGCGATTATGTTGTTTGGCTGGTTGCCGGTTGAAGGTAGTCAGGGATCGGTGTTAACCGCACTGGTGGCTGGCTTTATCGGGGCAAAATTGGAACTCTTTTTCCGGCGGCACATGCCCAATGTGTTGGAACAGATTCTGACGCCGTTTCTCACCATGCTGGTCACGTTCGCCATCATGATTCTGGGGGTCGGTCCCATTGTTCATGCGATTGAAAGTGGGATGCTGGTCGGCGTTGAAGCGGTGATCCACTTGCCATTTGGGATTGGCGGCTTCCTGATCGGGGCAGCGTATCCGCTGATGGTCCTGATCGGGATCCACCAGACCATGATTGCCATCGAAACATCTTTGCTGGCGTCAACCGGGTTGAACCCGTTGATCACGTTGGAAGCTATGTATGGATTCGCGAACTTAGGCGTGGCGCTCGCCATTTTCCTGCGGGCCCGTTCCAATAAGGCAAAAGCCACGTCAATGGGCGCGTTCACGTCGCAGCTCTTCGGGGTTTCGGAACCGACGTTATTCGGGGTCTTAATTCGCTACAACTTCCGGCCACTGATCGTTACGGTGCTGACGTCCGGGCTCGGGGCGGCCATTCTCAGCATGCTCAACGTCGCAGCCAACTCATACGGACTCGCGGTGGTGCCGTCTTACCTGATGTACATCTATAACGGCCACGCATTGTTATGGTACACAGTGGTTTCGTTAGGTACGGTGGTGGTTGCCTTCGTTGCCACCAACGCATTCGCAATTCCTAAAGAAGTTCTGAAGCCTGACGAAAACGTCGAGACGGCCAATGCCGTGATTTCCTCCACCGTCAGCGACGACAAAGTCTACGCACCGGTCAGCGGTGAAACCGTGGCCTTGGCCAAGGTCAGCGATCCGGTTTTCGCTTCCGGCATGATGGGCGACGGACTGGCGATCCAACCAGCAGAAAAAGGCGTCAACAACGTCTACGCCCCGCAAACCGGTACATTGTCGGTGGTTGCCGACACTGGCCACGCGTATGGCATGACGACCGATGACGGCATGGAAATTCTGGTCCATCTGGGCATCGACACCGTCAATTTGAAAGGCGCGCCGTTCACGGTGGCTGTTAAAGCCGGTCAGCATGTCAACAAGGGCGACTTACTCGGCACCTTTGATCAAGCGGCGATCAAAAAGGCCGGACTTGATCCAACCACCATCGTGCTGATCACGAACAGTAAATCATACGCGCGTATCGAGCCGGTTGCGGACACAACTGTTCAAGCTGGTGCGGATCTCCTTGCGGTTCAACGGGAAGATGTGAAGGTTGAGTCGGTTTCGCCGGCGTCGTTGTAG
- a CDS encoding glycoside hydrolase family 13 protein has translation MVNPTSRTWWQQEIFYQIYPASFKDSNDDGIGDLPAIIEELPKLKELGVTAIWLSPIYKSPMVDNGYDISDYQAINPQFGTMADFDRLMATAKTLGIKVVMDLVVNHTSDQHPWFQAALKDPNSPYRQFYIFRQGHDGQPPNNWRSNFGAGSAWTVVPGEPNTYYLHVFSPEQPDLNWENPKLRQAIYQMINWWLAKGLAGFRIDAITFIKKDQDFAALTPDGSDGLGKIKRKAENRPGLGRFLKELNDATFRPANAVTIGEASGVSYDQLADFIGPNGYFSMIFDFHYADIDVASGSEWFKQTDWTPKMLGDAIAKSQLAIQKVGWGANFLENHDQPRSLSKYIKDPAYRNAIGAKALALLYFCLRGCPFIYQGQELGMVNATRTRIDQFDDLPTHDNYQRALAEGYSPAEALACVNRRSRDNARTPYPWNDQVNGGFSTHQPWLPIAQQAPGVNWQDEHADPNSVWHFYQKLCRLRNDSSLRTDLIEGDFAPIKVADDHVIAYARGQHVQIFVNLSAQPATVALPAGRIWLNNYPDAAPTLKPYQAILIEVN, from the coding sequence ATGGTCAATCCAACCAGCCGCACATGGTGGCAACAGGAAATCTTTTATCAAATTTATCCGGCGTCATTCAAAGACAGTAACGACGATGGCATTGGTGACTTGCCTGCCATCATTGAGGAATTGCCAAAACTTAAGGAATTAGGCGTGACGGCGATTTGGCTGTCGCCGATTTACAAAAGTCCGATGGTGGACAACGGCTACGATATTTCGGATTATCAAGCCATCAATCCGCAGTTTGGCACCATGGCCGATTTTGACCGGCTCATGGCAACAGCTAAGACGCTTGGCATTAAAGTCGTGATGGATTTGGTGGTGAATCACACATCGGATCAGCACCCGTGGTTTCAGGCAGCGTTAAAAGATCCAAACTCGCCGTATCGGCAGTTTTATATTTTTCGTCAGGGTCACGACGGCCAGCCGCCGAATAACTGGCGCTCGAACTTCGGCGCCGGCTCGGCCTGGACCGTGGTGCCGGGTGAGCCGAACACATACTACCTGCACGTTTTTTCGCCGGAACAACCGGATCTCAATTGGGAAAATCCGAAACTGCGGCAAGCCATTTACCAAATGATTAATTGGTGGCTGGCAAAAGGCTTGGCTGGCTTCCGCATTGATGCCATCACGTTTATTAAAAAGGATCAGGACTTTGCGGCGTTGACCCCTGATGGCAGTGATGGCCTTGGCAAGATCAAGCGTAAGGCTGAAAATCGTCCGGGTCTGGGTCGTTTTCTTAAAGAGCTAAATGATGCGACTTTTCGTCCAGCCAACGCCGTCACAATTGGCGAGGCTTCTGGGGTAAGTTACGATCAGCTAGCTGATTTCATCGGTCCCAACGGCTACTTTTCCATGATTTTTGATTTTCATTATGCCGATATCGATGTGGCTTCCGGTTCCGAATGGTTCAAACAAACGGACTGGACACCCAAAATGTTAGGTGACGCGATTGCCAAAAGCCAGCTGGCGATTCAAAAGGTTGGTTGGGGCGCGAACTTTTTGGAAAATCATGACCAGCCGCGGAGTTTGAGCAAGTATATTAAGGATCCGGCTTATCGCAATGCTATCGGAGCCAAAGCACTGGCATTGTTGTACTTCTGCTTACGGGGATGTCCGTTCATTTATCAAGGGCAGGAGTTAGGGATGGTCAATGCAACGCGAACCAGGATCGACCAGTTTGACGATCTGCCGACGCACGATAACTATCAGCGGGCGCTTGCGGAAGGCTATTCCCCAGCGGAGGCGCTGGCGTGTGTCAATCGGCGGTCACGCGACAATGCGCGCACACCGTATCCTTGGAATGATCAGGTCAATGGCGGCTTCAGCACCCATCAGCCGTGGTTGCCAATCGCCCAGCAGGCCCCTGGTGTGAACTGGCAGGATGAGCATGCAGATCCAAACTCGGTGTGGCACTTTTACCAAAAGCTTTGCCGGTTGCGCAACGATTCGTCATTGCGGACGGATCTAATTGAGGGCGATTTTGCTCCGATCAAGGTCGCAGACGATCATGTTATCGCCTATGCCCGCGGGCAGCATGTGCAGATTTTCGTCAATTTAAGCGCCCAGCCGGCAACGGTCGCATTACCGGCTGGGCGGATCTGGCTTAATAACTATCCGGATGCCGCACCAACGTTGAAACCTTATCAAGCAATTCTCATTGAGGTGAATTAA
- a CDS encoding LacI family DNA-binding transcriptional regulator — translation MATIREIATAAGVGVTTVSRYLNHHPYISADKKARIEAAIQTLGYTPSAAATSLRAQATGNIGVLVSRVTNPFFAGLFDAIERTLHEQGYQVMISQTYDDPDAEERFLDQLKSRKLDGIILASVEAPERVAAVAKAFPGRVVVVNADVKIPHATSLVLPHYQATRDALDYLYEKGHRRFAYVTGGAIQSARHGKTRTQAFFDFMAAHKLAVEPSLLFDQVHTAAEGQAIGKQLAALAPVKRPDAIFTNSDEVAVGVLDSLLAADLKVPDDIAVMGYDDQPFAPFARVPLTTVHQPVTEMAQVATDMLLRGLGRGDHQKDPATLALSLKIRQSA, via the coding sequence ATGGCGACGATTCGGGAAATTGCGACAGCAGCGGGGGTCGGCGTGACAACCGTGTCGCGATATTTAAATCATCATCCGTATATTTCCGCGGACAAGAAGGCGCGGATTGAAGCGGCGATTCAAACGCTAGGCTATACACCGAGTGCTGCAGCGACCTCATTGCGGGCCCAAGCCACTGGCAATATCGGGGTTTTGGTCTCGCGGGTGACGAATCCGTTTTTCGCTGGGTTGTTTGATGCAATTGAGCGCACGCTGCATGAGCAAGGTTATCAAGTGATGATTTCGCAGACTTATGACGATCCGGATGCCGAGGAGCGGTTTTTGGATCAATTGAAAAGCCGGAAACTGGATGGCATTATTTTGGCCTCGGTTGAAGCACCGGAGCGGGTTGCGGCTGTTGCCAAAGCTTTTCCCGGGCGTGTCGTAGTGGTGAATGCCGATGTGAAGATTCCACATGCGACTTCCTTGGTGCTGCCGCATTATCAGGCAACGCGGGATGCACTTGATTACCTGTATGAAAAAGGGCACCGCCGATTTGCCTACGTGACAGGCGGTGCCATTCAAAGCGCGCGGCACGGGAAGACCCGTACTCAAGCGTTCTTTGACTTTATGGCGGCACATAAACTGGCAGTTGAGCCATCATTACTTTTCGATCAAGTGCATACCGCCGCGGAAGGCCAAGCGATTGGCAAGCAATTAGCCGCATTAGCACCAGTCAAGCGGCCTGACGCCATTTTTACCAACTCGGATGAAGTGGCGGTTGGCGTGCTGGATAGTTTGCTGGCGGCGGATCTGAAGGTACCGGATGACATCGCGGTGATGGGGTATGATGATCAGCCATTTGCGCCGTTCGCCCGCGTGCCGCTGACCACCGTTCATCAACCGGTGACCGAGATGGCCCAGGTTGCCACGGATATGTTGTTGCGCGGACTTGGCCGCGGCGACCACCAAAAGGATCCGGCAACATTAGCGTTATCGTTAAAAATCAGGCAAAGCGCCTGA
- a CDS encoding sucrose-6-phosphate hydrolase, with protein MTDSIEHMAKRYQPYSAWTPEYVASLKAQVAASKWRTKTHVQPDTGLINDPCSLNFFNGKWHLYYQQFPFGPVHGLKSWAHVVSKDLFNWRRVPGDLLPEDEHDAQGAYTGSALVTHGTLRIMYTGNVRDEQWHRHATQLGAVLGADSRLFKDPKPLIAAPPAGYTQEFRDPFLFKYQDKTYVLVGGQRADHTGAILLYEKKPDKTWRFVAPLGIPDEFCGYMVECPNIAFINGKVVLVYCPQGLDQDFFEYENVFPNIALVADSFDPETGALTHQHLQNIDKGFDFYATRLANTEKDGTLAISWLGLPDTSYPTDDDGWEGVLSYVRKLDLRDGHVCLVPHPNVETLRETADDSLPTVTQTADNWSVADLTGAFELTMTLAAGQKTTLHIPDGDHDQLLINLDSDSGQGMVQRENRNNGGSLRQFGFPAGKTVTIRLFIDVSVFELFIDDGYRVVSGRFFGDTCPSAVRVTPAAAVSAVQAWNLRKDNGGL; from the coding sequence ATGACCGATTCAATTGAGCATATGGCAAAGCGTTATCAGCCGTATTCAGCTTGGACACCGGAATACGTGGCTAGCTTGAAAGCTCAAGTCGCCGCAAGTAAGTGGCGGACCAAAACCCATGTTCAACCAGACACCGGCTTGATCAATGATCCGTGTAGTCTGAACTTTTTCAACGGCAAATGGCATCTTTATTATCAGCAGTTTCCATTTGGCCCCGTTCATGGCCTGAAGTCGTGGGCGCATGTCGTCTCAAAAGATTTATTTAACTGGCGGCGGGTGCCGGGGGATCTTTTGCCGGAGGACGAGCATGATGCGCAAGGGGCTTATACTGGCTCTGCGCTGGTGACGCATGGCACGTTGCGGATCATGTACACCGGGAATGTGCGTGACGAACAATGGCATCGGCATGCGACTCAACTGGGTGCGGTGTTGGGTGCGGATAGTCGGCTGTTTAAAGATCCTAAGCCGTTGATTGCTGCGCCACCAGCTGGGTATACCCAAGAGTTTCGCGATCCGTTTCTTTTCAAATATCAAGACAAAACCTATGTCCTAGTGGGCGGCCAGCGTGCTGATCACACTGGCGCTATTTTGTTATACGAAAAAAAACCGGACAAGACTTGGCGTTTCGTGGCGCCGCTCGGGATCCCGGACGAGTTTTGCGGTTACATGGTTGAGTGCCCTAACATCGCCTTCATTAACGGTAAGGTTGTGTTGGTTTATTGTCCGCAAGGGTTGGATCAGGACTTTTTCGAATATGAAAATGTTTTCCCTAACATTGCGCTTGTGGCCGATAGTTTTGATCCTGAAACCGGTGCCTTGACGCATCAGCACTTGCAGAACATTGATAAAGGCTTTGACTTTTACGCGACTCGGCTGGCCAATACCGAAAAGGATGGCACGCTTGCGATTTCGTGGTTAGGCTTGCCGGACACGAGTTATCCAACTGATGACGATGGCTGGGAAGGCGTATTGAGTTACGTGCGGAAGCTGGATCTCCGCGATGGGCATGTTTGTCTGGTGCCGCATCCAAACGTTGAGACGTTGCGCGAGACTGCGGATGATAGCTTGCCGACTGTGACACAGACGGCCGACAACTGGTCAGTGGCCGACTTAACCGGTGCCTTCGAACTCACGATGACGCTGGCGGCCGGACAGAAGACGACGCTGCATATTCCTGACGGCGATCATGATCAGTTGCTGATTAACCTTGATTCCGATAGCGGGCAGGGTATGGTGCAGCGGGAGAACCGCAATAATGGCGGTAGTCTGCGGCAATTTGGTTTTCCAGCAGGTAAGACCGTGACGATTCGGTTGTTCATTGACGTGTCCGTTTTCGAGCTTTTCATTGACGATGGCTATCGCGTGGTTTCCGGCCGGTTCTTTGGCGACACCTGTCCCAGTGCCGTGCGCGTCACCCCGGCAGCTGCGGTCAGCGCGGTGCAGGCATGGAATTTGCGGAAGGATAACGGCGGGTTGTGA